One window from the genome of Leptospiraceae bacterium encodes:
- a CDS encoding shikimate kinase, with protein MKIALIGPRGAGKSKLSRKLSKKIEWVAFSTDILISYEAGGKTIKEIVEQEGWFSFRNREYEILKKLYTMDRIIIDCGGGILFDVDPYTQKEIESQRKIELLKQNSFVIYIQRDLDWLLQKNINNAQRPSLSQDEDYETLLLRRLPVYKKYANFVLDMKDREIEEGVEEILFFLRKKSLYSEIFNK; from the coding sequence ATGAAAATAGCCCTGATTGGTCCAAGAGGTGCGGGAAAATCAAAACTATCACGAAAACTTTCAAAAAAAATTGAATGGGTGGCATTTAGTACTGATATTTTGATTTCGTATGAAGCAGGTGGAAAAACCATCAAAGAAATTGTAGAACAAGAAGGCTGGTTTTCCTTTCGTAATCGAGAATATGAAATCTTAAAGAAACTTTATACTATGGATCGGATCATTATTGATTGCGGCGGTGGAATCTTATTTGATGTCGATCCATACACTCAAAAAGAGATAGAAAGCCAAAGAAAAATTGAACTTTTAAAACAAAATTCTTTTGTCATCTATATTCAGCGAGATCTCGATTGGTTATTGCAAAAAAATATTAATAATGCTCAACGCCCTAGTTTAAGCCAAGACGAAGATTACGAGACCCTTCTTCTTAGACGTCTTCCTGTGTATAAAAAATATGCTAATTTTGTTCTGGACATGAAAGATAGAGAAATCGAAGAAGGTGTAGAAGAAATCTTGTTCTTCTTAAGAAAGAAATCTCTATATTCAGAAATTTTTAATAAATGA